From Candidatus Eisenbacteria bacterium, the proteins below share one genomic window:
- a CDS encoding ABC transporter substrate-binding protein — protein MTLTIRFGSAGPRRHEARGLPPPSAITTARCGGIAVLKRRGSDRPTNPVAITSALVLVIVASLAAPKLRGPSPGDRGRLGTDGTDEARSGAPSKPQVFRYFNERPGTLDPALASDAYASIVIAQIFSPLVGLTSDLEPIPQVAESWTISRDGLTYVFDLHKGVRFHNGREVEAGDFVYSLTRLFREPFRSQGLAAGYLDAIVGVPEFIEGKSKRIAGIRALGRYRLQVKLSRPYGALLSALALDQASVVPREAVEAAGKTPFSQHPVGCGPFHLAYRRGEDVIVLAANPGYFLGKPAIDSIVFYTPKAGAEGVDTQGAEALIRGEAAMANLPLNLLEEFRGKPNIRVVRWQDLSLSFIGINTRRPPLNNPKVRQAIALAMDRKAMLNLWPAGKVLSQGILPPGLPAYSPEQRTFSHDPETARRMLASAGFGPSHPLPAITLWKSTANQSVRQVDAVMVSSLAEAGIHIKLKYVSWAELDSVITGRHAQMFGLAWVADIPDPDTFLRALFYSSSGTNYFRFADRTVDSLLDVAQRTANSDLRMNAYRDVEKRVVQAAPLIPLFHSSTFVGLREDLSGLEVNPLGISTLAMEKLRIGKPIHEREPIQALP, from the coding sequence ATGACTCTGACCATTCGGTTCGGGTCGGCGGGCCCGCGGCGCCACGAAGCGCGCGGGCTCCCGCCGCCATCGGCCATAACCACGGCCCGTTGTGGGGGGATCGCTGTGCTAAAGAGGAGAGGGAGCGACCGCCCCACCAACCCCGTCGCGATCACGTCCGCCTTGGTCCTCGTGATCGTGGCCTCCCTGGCGGCGCCGAAGCTGCGCGGGCCTTCGCCCGGGGACCGGGGGCGTCTCGGAACCGACGGCACGGACGAGGCCCGTTCCGGGGCTCCATCGAAGCCCCAGGTGTTCCGGTATTTCAACGAGAGGCCCGGCACTCTGGACCCGGCCCTCGCTTCCGACGCCTATGCCTCGATCGTCATCGCGCAGATTTTCAGCCCCCTCGTCGGGCTCACCTCCGATCTCGAGCCCATTCCCCAGGTCGCCGAGAGCTGGACCATCTCGCGCGACGGGCTCACCTACGTTTTCGACCTGCACAAGGGGGTCCGCTTCCATAACGGCCGTGAGGTCGAGGCGGGGGATTTCGTCTACAGCTTGACCCGGCTCTTCCGGGAGCCCTTCCGATCCCAGGGACTCGCGGCGGGCTACCTCGATGCGATCGTCGGGGTGCCGGAATTCATCGAGGGAAAATCGAAGAGAATCGCCGGCATCCGCGCCCTGGGCCGCTACAGGCTCCAAGTGAAGCTCAGCCGCCCCTACGGGGCGCTCTTGAGCGCGCTCGCGCTCGACCAGGCGTCGGTCGTGCCCCGCGAAGCGGTGGAAGCCGCAGGGAAGACGCCGTTTTCCCAGCACCCCGTCGGGTGCGGTCCCTTTCACCTGGCCTATCGGCGGGGGGAGGACGTCATCGTTCTCGCGGCCAATCCCGGCTATTTCCTCGGCAAACCCGCGATCGATTCCATCGTCTTCTACACGCCGAAGGCGGGCGCGGAAGGGGTGGATACCCAAGGAGCCGAGGCCCTGATCCGCGGCGAAGCGGCGATGGCGAATTTGCCGCTCAACCTGCTCGAGGAATTCAGGGGAAAGCCGAACATCCGCGTCGTGCGCTGGCAGGATCTGAGCCTTTCGTTCATCGGAATCAACACGAGAAGGCCTCCGCTCAACAATCCCAAGGTGAGGCAGGCGATCGCGCTCGCCATGGACCGCAAGGCGATGCTGAACCTATGGCCGGCGGGGAAGGTGCTCTCCCAAGGGATCCTGCCTCCGGGGCTGCCCGCCTACTCCCCCGAGCAGCGAACCTTTTCCCACGATCCCGAAACCGCGCGCCGCATGCTCGCGTCGGCAGGGTTCGGGCCCAGCCATCCCCTGCCGGCCATCACGCTCTGGAAGTCGACCGCGAACCAGAGCGTTCGCCAAGTGGATGCGGTGATGGTGAGCTCGCTCGCGGAGGCGGGAATCCACATCAAGCTCAAGTACGTCTCGTGGGCGGAGCTGGACAGCGTCATCACGGGCAGGCACGCCCAGATGTTCGGGCTGGCCTGGGTCGCGGATATTCCGGATCCCGACACCTTTCTCCGCGCGCTGTTCTACTCCTCCAGCGGAACCAACTATTTCCGGTTCGCGGACCGGACCGTGGACTCGCTCCTCGACGTCGCGCAAAGGACGGCGAATTCCGATCTGCGGATGAACGCGTACCGGGACGTGGAGAAACGCGTGGTCCAGGCCGCGCCGCTGATACCGCTTTTCCATTCGTCCACGTTCGTCGGGCTGAGGGAGGACCTCTCGGGGCTGGAAGTGAATCCGTTGGGTATATCCACACTCGCGATGGAGAAGCTCCGGATTGGAAAGCCCATCCACGAACGTGAGCCAATACAAGCGCTCCCTTGA
- a CDS encoding GNAT family N-acetyltransferase, with translation MSTGTNTRIDGPLVYLEAPGPEHLPAIWKVYLDAPDYFEALTGSADFDPTAVEMLYEDALSEDSRYYLAIRRTDTKSLVGTIEFEAGADDVPATLRGLVVAQGERGRGYGRAALELAEGFLANDLGVTTIAADVPEGYDDGARFLEALGYRERRLKSAEVRWVKRIAGA, from the coding sequence ATGAGCACCGGAACCAACACGCGCATCGACGGACCTCTGGTGTACCTCGAAGCCCCGGGGCCGGAGCATCTCCCCGCGATTTGGAAGGTCTATCTGGACGCGCCCGATTATTTCGAGGCGCTGACCGGAAGCGCGGATTTCGATCCCACCGCGGTCGAGATGCTCTACGAGGATGCGCTGTCCGAGGACAGTCGGTATTACCTCGCCATCCGCCGCACGGACACGAAATCGCTCGTGGGCACGATCGAGTTCGAGGCCGGGGCCGACGATGTGCCCGCAACGCTGCGGGGACTCGTCGTCGCGCAGGGAGAGAGGGGACGGGGCTACGGACGGGCGGCGCTCGAGCTGGCCGAAGGGTTCCTCGCGAACGACCTCGGCGTCACGACGATTGCGGCCGACGTCCCGGAAGGCTACGACGATGGCGCGAGGTTCCTGGAGGCGCTCGGCTACCGCGAGCGGCGTCTCAAGTCCGCCGAGGTTCGCTGGGTGAAGCGGATCGCCGGGGCCTAG
- a CDS encoding HAMP domain-containing protein gives MSQYKRSLDPPAGRRFGLQTRIVLTFGLIVVGLVGASLAYVVRNQTESLLGQTREKGFALAHSIAWLSTPSLLSYNYVALSQAASRSRGDAAVAYVVIYDKEGQVAADSRERNSFGHPRRERADTEAAQTREDRWMIVPAALSERAPAIEFLVPVYVGEHDVKWGTVRVGISLAEVNADIQRTTHHLVLAGIVAAILCLIGARFAARAITRPIERLVVAIRAITRGDYSQRLNLRSGDELETLAWHFDRMADEVQQQQAEILASREDLRRLNERLEATVESRTHALAESEGKYRILVESSPLGILIVQAGRAVFVNKAFERMTGRDATALLQPGIDPFGVFDPESEHQVRKAVLENGNGAQVEGQICQPSGKQIFVEVYAVGLLFQNAPATMILISDISAQRDLQERLIRGEKLRALGELAAGVAHDFNNNLGIILGRTQLLQMKVADPELTAGLEVIRQAAMDGGQTVRRIQQYTRVREESQNEVLHLPSVAAEVIEITKGKWKNEAERRGVKVEIRIEAEAAAPILGTRAEIREALTNLIFNAVDALPMGGTIVIRARVEGAESVFEVEDNGVGMSEDVKSRMFEPFFTTKGLSGNGLGLSMVYGIVSRHRGSIEVESTEHVGTVVRMRFPSVDPARANLARPDRHPAPFKARILVVDDEPDLLEVMRDALVCEGHEIVTGNCGTEGIDRFRSGKFDAVLTDLGMPDVSGWEVARIVRAEGGPGIVLGLVTGWGATVSDEVMVAHGIDFVVSKPFEVGVLASRVNEALASRAPRPRRSASPSEPRRT, from the coding sequence GTGAGCCAATACAAGCGCTCCCTTGACCCGCCCGCAGGGCGCCGGTTCGGGCTCCAGACCCGGATCGTCCTCACCTTCGGGCTGATCGTCGTCGGGCTCGTGGGCGCCTCGCTGGCCTACGTGGTCCGGAACCAAACGGAATCGCTCCTCGGCCAGACCCGCGAAAAGGGATTCGCGCTCGCCCACAGCATCGCGTGGCTGTCCACGCCATCCCTCCTCTCGTACAACTATGTGGCGCTGAGCCAGGCCGCGAGCCGCTCCCGCGGGGACGCCGCAGTGGCCTACGTCGTGATCTACGACAAAGAGGGCCAGGTCGCCGCCGACAGCCGGGAGCGAAACTCCTTCGGGCATCCGCGGCGCGAACGCGCGGACACGGAAGCCGCTCAGACGCGCGAGGACCGCTGGATGATCGTCCCGGCCGCGTTGTCAGAACGGGCGCCTGCGATCGAGTTCCTCGTTCCCGTGTACGTGGGTGAGCACGACGTGAAGTGGGGGACCGTGAGGGTCGGGATCTCTCTCGCGGAAGTAAACGCGGATATTCAGCGGACGACCCACCACCTCGTTCTCGCGGGGATCGTCGCGGCGATCCTCTGCCTGATCGGCGCGCGTTTCGCGGCGCGCGCGATCACGCGCCCGATCGAGCGGCTGGTGGTCGCGATTCGCGCGATTACCCGAGGGGATTACTCGCAGCGACTGAATCTACGCAGCGGCGATGAGCTCGAGACGCTGGCATGGCACTTCGACCGAATGGCCGACGAGGTGCAGCAGCAGCAGGCGGAAATTCTGGCGAGTCGGGAGGATCTCCGCAGGCTCAACGAGAGGCTCGAGGCCACGGTGGAATCCCGGACCCACGCCCTCGCCGAGTCGGAGGGCAAGTACCGCATCCTGGTCGAGAGCTCTCCCCTGGGCATCCTGATCGTCCAGGCCGGCCGGGCGGTCTTCGTGAACAAGGCCTTCGAGCGGATGACCGGGCGGGACGCGACGGCGCTGCTCCAGCCGGGGATCGATCCCTTCGGCGTGTTCGATCCGGAATCGGAGCATCAGGTGCGCAAGGCCGTGCTCGAGAACGGGAACGGCGCCCAGGTGGAAGGGCAGATTTGCCAGCCGTCGGGCAAGCAGATCTTCGTCGAGGTGTATGCCGTCGGGCTTCTCTTCCAGAACGCGCCGGCGACGATGATCCTGATCTCTGACATCTCCGCCCAGCGCGACTTACAAGAGCGCCTCATCCGGGGGGAGAAGCTGCGCGCGCTCGGGGAGCTGGCTGCGGGAGTCGCGCACGATTTCAACAATAATCTCGGCATCATCCTGGGCCGGACGCAGCTTCTCCAGATGAAAGTGGCCGATCCGGAACTGACCGCGGGTCTCGAGGTCATCCGCCAGGCCGCCATGGACGGAGGGCAGACGGTGCGCCGGATCCAGCAGTACACGCGCGTCCGGGAAGAGTCGCAGAACGAAGTGCTCCATCTCCCTTCCGTCGCGGCCGAGGTGATTGAAATCACCAAGGGGAAATGGAAGAACGAAGCGGAGCGACGAGGCGTGAAGGTGGAAATCCGGATCGAGGCGGAGGCCGCCGCGCCCATTCTGGGCACCCGGGCGGAAATCCGAGAGGCGCTGACGAACCTCATCTTCAACGCCGTGGATGCGCTCCCGATGGGGGGCACGATCGTGATTCGGGCGCGCGTCGAGGGCGCCGAGTCCGTTTTCGAGGTGGAGGACAACGGCGTCGGGATGTCCGAGGACGTGAAGAGCCGCATGTTCGAGCCGTTCTTTACGACCAAAGGCCTTTCCGGGAACGGCCTGGGGCTCTCGATGGTCTACGGGATCGTGAGCCGCCACCGCGGCTCGATCGAAGTGGAGTCCACGGAACATGTGGGGACCGTGGTGCGCATGCGGTTCCCCTCCGTGGATCCCGCGAGGGCGAACCTCGCGAGACCCGACCGCCACCCCGCGCCGTTCAAGGCGCGCATCCTGGTGGTCGACGACGAGCCCGATCTCCTGGAAGTGATGCGCGACGCGCTCGTCTGCGAGGGGCATGAGATCGTCACCGGAAACTGCGGCACCGAAGGAATCGACCGGTTTCGCTCCGGGAAATTCGACGCGGTGTTGACCGATCTCGGCATGCCCGACGTGAGCGGATGGGAGGTGGCGCGGATCGTCCGTGCCGAGGGGGGCCCGGGCATCGTTCTGGGGCTCGTCACGGGCTGGGGCGCGACGGTGAGCGACGAGGTGATGGTCGCCCACGGGATCGATTTCGTGGTCAGCAAGCCCTTCGAAGTGGGCGTGCTCGCGTCGAGGGTGAACGAGGCGCTGGCCTCTCGGGCTCCTAGGCCCCGGCGATCCGCTTCACCCAGCGAACCTCGGCGGACTTGA